A region of the Clavelina lepadiformis chromosome 9, kaClaLepa1.1, whole genome shotgun sequence genome:
GGTTGTGTCTGTCATTGCAAAACACAACAGTACGAACAGCACTTTGTGCAAAATACTGACATGCAACTTTGCCGAAATAAATGTTTGGAAAAGTTAAGTAAAAAGGTGAGaaactaaaacaaacacaaatacTTTATGGCTTTATGTCACTGAATAGAGACCACATTCCAAAGTAAGCTAAGCCTATAAACGGATTGCAAacaatgcttttaaaaataaacaggGTAGTACAGGAAAATGTATCCACAAACACTCAGTGCTGCGTGTGTTACTCATATTTACTTTCACGTCCAAATTACACAAtttaaagaaactaaaattttaaaattatgatgaCAACATTTATGAATATTTTTAGAAACTTTAAATTAATGTTAATGATGACACAGCAGTTAGAAATCATAATTTAAGCAAAGAAGTGCAGCAAATGATGCTATCTGTGGAAAGACATGTCACAAATGACAAATGAAACTTACTCAGTAGGAGACGTTTCTTGGGAAAATCTTTCTTTAGTGGAAATGTTCAACTTGCTCACTTTTGCTATGTCCACAAAGTATAATATGATGGCAAAAATCACAGCAATTGCAAGTATAAGAACGGCTTTAAAAGTGTCCTACTGTTTTAACCAGtgtttttcaaacacaaaCTTTATTTACCATTACATGACTACAAGTTAAAAATGCAAGTACATGACACCGttacaatttattgaaaaatttaaataaaccaaTAATACCAAAGCTTCCTGATTGTAATGTAAGTAACAGGTAATAATATTTACCACTTGaccaaatacaaaaaaatattccgAGCATAAAATACCCACTAGAATCCACAACAATACCAGACACTTTAGTCATAAAAGCACTGCCCAGGCTTTGAAATGATGCCATGCTGAATCATAAAGAAATGAATTTGATTAGCCAACATGATCATTAATCACAAACAAGGTGAAAGTAAATTACTCAGAAATACGTAGTACTTACAAGCCATATGCTGTAGACAGCTTGTGCAATGGAACAATGAATGCTACAATTGCAAACAAAGGGCATGTCCACAATGCAATCGAGAATGAAACAAGGGCCTAAAATCCATATTCCACTTAAAATCATTCGAAAATGTTAAACAGACCAATAATAATTAGTGTTAACTCAAAGCAAAGTTTGGCCAACTCATTACATAATGTGTAACCAtacaaaaccaaacaatatTGACTCCCTTCAATGccaatgattaattattataggAATGTAAAAATCCTAAACATACCGTTCCTATCCAAGGAGTAAGCAGCGTGAAAGTTAGTAGGCACAAACCAAGCAGTGAGGAAACCATGGCCAGAAGGATCCAATACACATGATACCCGGTGACATCCACAAGAAACCCAAGCAAAGGAGCCAGTGGTACAACCAAACAGTAGAGAAAACTAAAAAGAGAAGTTTATGTTTATAAGCACAGCAAGAAGCAAAGAACACAGcatctaaattttaaacatttcacaAATCTCCATGACTCAAATTTTCAGTTAACTTGACTGCTTTTACTTCCCTATAGACGCATTACCAAATTTAGACAACCCAATCTTTGAATAACTCACAGTAATTTATAGGTCCATTAAAGTTTAAGGTAACAAGCACCGATTGTACAGAAAAATCTGCTTTTTTAAACTGTGGTCAATAAATCAAGCCAGCTAATACATCTAATTTAGCATAGGATAAgcttttacataaaaaatatgtcaGTCAATAAACCAGATTTTGCATTACAAATCCATTTGCACTCATATTACTTACAATTCTACTCCTACAAAACAATTGCATTAGGTGAACAGCCAGCAAATTCCATTTTGTCagcaattttacatttttataattgtGAATAAATGACATCCACGTTTAAATTAACAAGATCTCTCTCACAAATATCTATCTCAAAATTTGTCTGTATTTTGTCTGGGTTTTATTCAACAATATTagcaaaatatgtaaatgcTGTAATCTGATAAACAGTGAAGTGTCCCAAATCAAACAAGGTGTGAAAACTTAAAGGTTTTGGTTTTTACCTGTTTAATTCATGTGAGGTACTAGGAGATACACCAAgcttattttcaaaatatgacctttaaaaaagaaaaaatatacatttaaTAATGTACTGATCACAGTAGTTCCCATAATCATAAGACTTCCACCAGAATGtctaaaataacaacattatACCAACTTACACTCCTAATCCAGCAAATGTAACAACAGACACAATAACTGAAAGAGAAATAATAGTGAGAATCCAAAATGGGAGAGGATAATTTTTGATATCAGCCAAATGAATAGGAGATCCATCATTTCTTTCACGATTTATCAATTTTTCTGCTCTCTTGTCAAGATAAGCCAACATTACTGCACAGGCAAATGAAATAACACAGGGAATGGACGCTGGTAGAAAcgacaatttttttgtttggttgAGGAAACAAATGAGGTATAGAAATTCTTAGCATTTTTCAACACCAGCACATATGACAtataataacatataaacaaactacataaaaaATACGGTAGTAAAAACTTGTCTATATTAATCAACGGACAGGAAGAAAGTTTTA
Encoded here:
- the LOC143470350 gene encoding lysosomal dipeptide transporter MFSD1-like isoform X2 encodes the protein MNHGRQGVSFCGDTPAALHDQIVEKLDIDEETFMGLYSWYACPNVILSLLSGYLIDRYIGVRLGSVTLAGFVLIGHCIFSLGGSLRLMWLMDVGRFVFGIGAKTLTIVQGTYSVLWFKHRDLSLVFGLLISSMMIAEAINFNVLLQIYNAVDRTKSSGNSLGITLFIASIPCVISFACAVMLAYLDKRAEKLINRERNDGSPIHLADIKNYPLPFWILTIISLSVIVSVVTFAGLGVSYFENKLGVSPSTSHELNSFLYCLVVPLAPLLGFLVDVTGYHVYWILLAMVSSLLGLCLLTFTLLTPWIGTALVSFSIALWTCPLFAIVAFIVPLHKLSTAYGFMASFQSLGSAFMTKVSGIVVDSSGYFMLGIFFCIWSSGKYYYLLLTLQSGSFGIIGLFKFFNKL
- the LOC143470350 gene encoding lysosomal dipeptide transporter MFSD1-like isoform X1, whose product is MSDGSEKALLSNHVDENVILVLNTKCGICDPRRIAHRMIVLVLICFLGFGVSFCGDTPAALHDQIVEKLDIDEETFMGLYSWYACPNVILSLLSGYLIDRYIGVRLGSVTLAGFVLIGHCIFSLGGSLRLMWLMDVGRFVFGIGAKTLTIVQGTYSVLWFKHRDLSLVFGLLISSMMIAEAINFNVLLQIYNAVDRTKSSGNSLGITLFIASIPCVISFACAVMLAYLDKRAEKLINRERNDGSPIHLADIKNYPLPFWILTIISLSVIVSVVTFAGLGVSYFENKLGVSPSTSHELNSFLYCLVVPLAPLLGFLVDVTGYHVYWILLAMVSSLLGLCLLTFTLLTPWIGTALVSFSIALWTCPLFAIVAFIVPLHKLSTAYGFMASFQSLGSAFMTKVSGIVVDSSGYFMLGIFFCIWSSGKYYYLLLTLQSGSFGIIGLFKFFNKL